From the genome of Treponema denticola:
TGCCGCCACCAACAACCTCAGGCGTATAGCTAAGTTTTCCGTTGGAGGTTTTTACCCTAAAAGTGATATCGCCATCATCGCTTCCACACAAAACAGACGGTGTTTCTATGCTAATTGAGGGGCCTGCGGGTTTTGGGTTCATCTTAAAACGAACCTCTTTTTTGATAGAGGAATTATCCGCAGAGGTTATAGTTACAGTTGCTTCTCCGACAGTACCATCGGCTTTTATCCATCGGTTTCCATCGCCATTCGGCCATGCTACACTATTATTAGATGAAGTAATTCTCAGCTCTTTATTAACGGCGGTCTCGGGCATTACTTTCAACTTAAGTTCATAAGATTCGCCGATAATCAACTCAACAGGATCTAAAGGCTGCTCCTCAAACTCAATAGAAGTAACATGGACCGTCTCCGCCGTAACGGTTAGGTTTACCGTTTTTGAAATACCGTCTGCTGCTGTTATGGTAATAAGCGCATTGCCGACCTTTTTTGCCGTAATTTTTCCCTCATCGGTTATAGAAGCTATTTCTTCATCATCCACTGAAAAGGTAAGCTTTTTATTCGTTGCATTTTCAGGTATAACATGCGCCTCTATTTGACGGTCGGTACCGTTTTCCAATGAAATAGTATTTTCATTGGGTATAAGGGAAATACCATTGACGGGTATATACATTGCCGTAACGGTTACGGTAATTTCCTTTGAAACACCATCCGCAGCTACAATCGTAATCTTTGCACTTCCAACTGCTTTTGCTGTAATCAGTCCTTCATCATTTACTGATACAATTTCTTCATTATCTGAAACATATGTAAGCTTTTTATGGGTTGCATTTTTAGGTAGAACATAAGCCTCGATTTGCCGCGAACCTCCGTGTACCAACGAAATAGAGCTTTTATCAGGCACAATGGAAATGCTCTTAACAGGGACAACTTCTTTTGTCTTCTGTGGATAGTTGTTATTACAGGATATAAATAAAAAAGCCGCTGCTAAGGCAAAGAAAATCAAGTTGTGTTTTCTTATCATAAAATAATCTCCAATATGTTTATAAAATATATTATTTCGTATATATAGTCAATACTATCTGCCAAATATCACAGAAAAGTTATTATTGGTCATTTTTAAAAACTTAAACGATTTAAGCTATCAACATGGTAATCGGAATGGAAAAAGCCATTCCTCCCAAAAGGCTTATCGGCATAGCATAGCTTTCAAGCCACTTAGCCCTTGTCTTTTTTACGATTAAACCGCAGACAAGCATTAAAAAGGCTGAAAAGAACATCACAAAAACGGGAATCCAACCTTTAAGCCCGAGCCGAATTTCAGAAAATATCATTCCTAAAAAGGCGGAAATCATTCCCATAAAAAGGGCATCGATAAGGAGCTTACTCCATTTTTCATCCTTGGACTTCATCTTAATAAGATTTTTTTGCATCTTGGGCAGAAAAAGAGCAATCACGACAATCCCCGAAATTATTCCGAGGGCCATAACCCAAGAAATAGTCGTATAGGCTGTTGCATTTGCAATCGGCTGATCTAAGGGAATGTCTAAAACAGAAGCAGCCGTACTTGCCGCAGTAAGTTCGTAGGTTAAGGCTCCCAGTACCGAAAGACGGAGCCAAGGCAGGGGAAGTCCTAAAAATTTGGAAAGGCTTATCATGCCTAAAATGATTGAAATGGCAGGGGCAACCGTAAAAATCGCTGCTCCCGAGATAATTTGCTTTATCTTTTTTTGGGGCATATTGAGCTCTTTTGCCCGCCTCAAAGCCTTTACCAAAAAGAAGACGGATTGAATTAAAACAAAGAGGATCACAATACCTGCAAACCAAAAGAGCACAGAACTATTAACATCAAACATACATACTCCAATAAAAACTTTTACAGGAAATATCAATTTCCGAAAAAAGGTTTTTCAAGCGGTTTGTTTACAAACTGCATACAATAATGCGATGTTTTGTACCTACAAGTACAAAACTCGGCAGATAAACAGTGAGGCTGAATTTCTGCCGAACTGTTTATCGTAACTCCCTTAATCACACATCCAGATTTGCATAGACGGCGTTTTCTTCGATAAACTTTCGGCGGGGCTCGACTTCTTCTCCCATTAGGGTGCTGAAAATTCTGTCGGCTTCAACGGCATCCGGAAGGGTAACCCTCATCATTTTCCGCCTTGCAGGGTCCATAGTTGTTTCCCAAAGCTGGGTTCCGTCCATTTCGCCCAAGCCCTTGTATCGCTGAACGGCTGCATTGTTTCCTCGTCCTATTTGATCCAAAACGGAATCTCTTTCATCATCATTGTAAACATACCATTCTTTTTTATTGTGTGAAATTTTATATAGAGGCGGCATCGCAAGGTAAACGTGTCCTTTTTCGATAACCTGAGGCATGTACCTAAAAAAGAATGTTAAAAGAAGGGTGCGGATATGGGAGCCGTCAACGTCGGCATCGGCCATTATTATAACCTTATGATAGCGTAATTTTTCTATATTAAAATCCTTGCCTATGCCGGTGCCGAGGGTCGCGATAATAGGCTGAAGCTTTTCGTTGTTTACAACCTTGTCTAGGCGGGTTTTTTCGACGTTAAGCATTTTTCCCCAGAGGGGCAGGATAGCCTGCGTCTTGCTGTCCCTTCCTTTTTTTGCCGAACCGCCTGCAGAGTCTCCCTCAACTATGTAAACTTCGCAAGACTCAGGGTCTTTTAAAGAACAGTCTGCAAGTTTTCCCGGAAGGCCGAAACTGTCCAAACCGCTTTTTCTTCTGGTAGCTTCCTTTGCTCTTCTGGCAGCAATTCGGGCAGCGGCCTCGGCGACACATTTTTCCAAAACCTTTTCCACCTCGCTCGGGTTTTGCTCAAAAAATAAGGTAAGCTTTTCGTTTACAAAGGAATCAACTATACCCCGAACATCGCTGTTACCCAACTTTGTTTTTGTTTGTCCTTCAAATTGAGGTTCGGGAACCTTTACTGAAACGATGGCGGTAAGGCCTGCGCGGACATCTTCTCCCGTAAGCTTTTCTTCCTTATCCATCTTTTTTACAAGCTTAGGATATTTCTTTAAAAATTCGTTCATTACACGGGTAAGGGCTGTCTTAAAACCTTCAAGGTGAGAGCCCCCTTCGCGGGTGTTTATATCGTTTACAAATGAAAGGAGGTTTTCGTTATAGCCGTCATTGTACTGAATGGCAACCTCACAGAGAATATCGTTTTTTTCACCTTCGATAAAAACGGGGCTTTTCGGAAAAACTTGTTTTGATTCGTTCAAATAAGAAACAAACTGCGATATTCCGCCCTCAAAGGCGAAGGTAACCTCTTTTGGGGTAGAAAGGCGTTCATCCCTCATCGTAATGGAAATTTTGCTGTTTAAGAAGGCTAATTCCCTTAAACGGGTTGCAAGCACTTCAAAATTGTATACGGTAGTTTCCGTAAATATAGAAGGATCCACAGCCCATCTTATAACAGTACCGCTTTTTTCGGTTTCTCCTATTTTTTTTACGGGCTCAAGAATGGAGCCTTTTTCAAACTTTGCATAGTGCTCAAAGCCGTCCTTGTAGACCTTGGCCTCCATCCAAACGGAAAGAGCGTTTACTACCGAAACACCAACGCCGTGCAAACCGCCTGAAACCTTGTAAGACCCTTTGTCGAACTTACCTCCGGCATGAAGGCGGGTTAAAACAAGCTCCAAGGCACTTATTTTTTCGGTAGGGTGAATATCTACAGGAATACCTCGGCCGTTATCCTCTACACGGACAATATCGTTAGGCTCAAGAACTACTAAAATTTTATCGCAAAAACCGGCCATAGCTTCGTCTATACAGTTATCTACAACCTCATAAACAAGATGATGAAGGCCGTCCGGCCCCGTTGAACCTATATACATACCCGGTCTTTTTCTGACCGCTTCCAAACCTTTTAAAACCGTAATATTATTTGCCGAATAATTTGACTTTGTCATTTTTTTCCCTTAAAAGCTTATAAATTCCCATAAAATTTGACAATAAATGCCTTTTTTCATTCTATCATTATTGCAAAAAAAAGTAAAGAAGTAGTATAATGACCCCCT
Proteins encoded in this window:
- a CDS encoding DUF5058 family protein, whose protein sequence is MFDVNSSVLFWFAGIVILFVLIQSVFFLVKALRRAKELNMPQKKIKQIISGAAIFTVAPAISIILGMISLSKFLGLPLPWLRLSVLGALTYELTAASTAASVLDIPLDQPIANATAYTTISWVMALGIISGIVVIALFLPKMQKNLIKMKSKDEKWSKLLIDALFMGMISAFLGMIFSEIRLGLKGWIPVFVMFFSAFLMLVCGLIVKKTRAKWLESYAMPISLLGGMAFSIPITMLIA
- the gyrB gene encoding DNA topoisomerase (ATP-hydrolyzing) subunit B; this translates as MTKSNYSANNITVLKGLEAVRKRPGMYIGSTGPDGLHHLVYEVVDNCIDEAMAGFCDKILVVLEPNDIVRVEDNGRGIPVDIHPTEKISALELVLTRLHAGGKFDKGSYKVSGGLHGVGVSVVNALSVWMEAKVYKDGFEHYAKFEKGSILEPVKKIGETEKSGTVIRWAVDPSIFTETTVYNFEVLATRLRELAFLNSKISITMRDERLSTPKEVTFAFEGGISQFVSYLNESKQVFPKSPVFIEGEKNDILCEVAIQYNDGYNENLLSFVNDINTREGGSHLEGFKTALTRVMNEFLKKYPKLVKKMDKEEKLTGEDVRAGLTAIVSVKVPEPQFEGQTKTKLGNSDVRGIVDSFVNEKLTLFFEQNPSEVEKVLEKCVAEAAARIAARRAKEATRRKSGLDSFGLPGKLADCSLKDPESCEVYIVEGDSAGGSAKKGRDSKTQAILPLWGKMLNVEKTRLDKVVNNEKLQPIIATLGTGIGKDFNIEKLRYHKVIIMADADVDGSHIRTLLLTFFFRYMPQVIEKGHVYLAMPPLYKISHNKKEWYVYNDDERDSVLDQIGRGNNAAVQRYKGLGEMDGTQLWETTMDPARRKMMRVTLPDAVEADRIFSTLMGEEVEPRRKFIEENAVYANLDV